One genomic segment of Alphaproteobacteria bacterium includes these proteins:
- a CDS encoding Gfo/Idh/MocA family oxidoreductase: MAETMIDAVIVGCGRIAGGYDETASSGPPRTHAGAYRARGDVRLVACVDPDSERRAAFRRHWGVGRDFASLVDMAAAGMRADVVSVCTPGERHAADLQALLAMDVRAVLCEKPLAPDLAQARAVVADYHAKGRPLAVAHFRRWDPNIVELATLIRAGAYGALQSCAGFYGKGLFNNGSHLIDLFAALVGWPEPLSAEGRFAGPNAGDPTPDCVLRAPCGAPFRLIATDHTRFDLFELLLVFDAAVVELREGASRVTVREPVPTPGFAGHRRPGAGVSWPSRQDEAFARMIDATIDAAVRGAPVACDGATALRTLSICAALAAGLSRN, encoded by the coding sequence ATGGCTGAAACGATGATCGACGCCGTCATCGTCGGATGTGGCCGGATCGCCGGCGGCTACGACGAAACGGCCTCGTCGGGGCCGCCGCGGACCCACGCGGGCGCGTACCGGGCGCGCGGCGACGTGCGGCTGGTGGCATGCGTCGATCCGGATTCCGAACGGCGCGCGGCGTTCCGGCGGCACTGGGGTGTCGGCCGGGACTTCGCCAGCCTTGTGGACATGGCGGCGGCCGGTATGCGCGCGGACGTCGTATCGGTGTGCACGCCCGGCGAACGGCACGCCGCCGATCTCCAAGCTTTGTTGGCGATGGACGTTCGCGCCGTGCTTTGCGAAAAGCCGCTGGCGCCCGATCTCGCACAAGCGCGCGCGGTCGTTGCGGACTATCACGCCAAGGGGCGGCCGCTGGCGGTCGCCCATTTCCGCCGCTGGGATCCCAACATTGTCGAACTCGCCACGCTTATCCGCGCGGGCGCGTATGGCGCGCTCCAATCTTGCGCCGGCTTTTACGGCAAGGGCCTGTTCAACAACGGCAGCCACTTGATCGATCTGTTCGCCGCGCTCGTGGGATGGCCCGAGCCGCTTTCGGCGGAGGGCCGATTCGCGGGTCCGAACGCCGGCGACCCGACGCCCGACTGCGTTTTGCGCGCGCCGTGCGGCGCGCCGTTTCGGCTGATCGCGACCGACCATACCCGGTTCGATCTGTTCGAACTCCTCCTCGTCTTCGACGCGGCCGTCGTCGAACTGCGCGAAGGCGCTTCGCGCGTGACGGTACGCGAACCGGTCCCGACGCCGGGTTTCGCGGGCCATCGTCGGCCCGGCGCCGGCGTTTCTTGGCCTTCGCGCCAGGACGAAGCCTTCGCGCGCATGATCGACGCGACGATCGACGCGGCGGTGCGTGGCGCGCCGGTGGCGTGCGACGGCGCGACCGCCTTACGGACGCTCTCCATTTGCGCGGCGCTCGCCGCGGGACTTTCGAGGAACTGA
- a CDS encoding glycosyltransferase family protein, whose protein sequence is MKTAITIQARMTSTRLPGKVMLPIQGKPTLELMVERLRRVRGVDGIILCTTVNDSDDVLAALAARLGIACYRGSENDVLSRVLEAAQRNSVETIVETTGDCPLIDPGIIESVIAAYRENPIDYCSNVLERCYPIGMDTQVFSTRVLADVARRTDDPEDHEHVSVFIYRNPQIYSLRHVPASPFRHRPKLRLTLDTPEDLELIARIYDSLYPGKPDFGLDDILALLDRHPEWLAINSGVEHRWLKR, encoded by the coding sequence ATGAAAACCGCCATCACGATTCAAGCGCGCATGACCTCCACCCGGTTGCCGGGCAAGGTCATGCTGCCGATCCAAGGCAAGCCGACCCTCGAATTGATGGTCGAGCGGTTGCGCCGCGTGCGCGGCGTCGACGGCATCATCCTGTGCACGACGGTCAACGATTCCGACGACGTGCTCGCCGCGCTCGCCGCGCGCCTGGGCATCGCGTGCTATCGCGGCAGCGAAAACGACGTTCTGTCCCGCGTGCTGGAGGCTGCCCAGCGCAATTCGGTCGAAACGATCGTCGAAACGACGGGCGATTGTCCGCTGATCGATCCGGGCATCATCGAATCGGTGATCGCGGCATACCGCGAAAATCCGATCGACTACTGCTCGAACGTATTGGAGCGGTGCTATCCGATCGGCATGGATACCCAGGTTTTTTCCACGCGCGTTCTCGCGGACGTCGCGCGCCGGACCGACGATCCCGAAGACCACGAGCATGTCAGCGTCTTCATCTATCGGAATCCTCAAATCTATTCGTTGCGTCACGTTCCCGCTTCGCCGTTCCGCCACCGGCCCAAACTCCGCCTGACGCTAGACACGCCCGAAGATCTCGAGTTGATCGCGCGGATCTACGACTCGCTCTATCCCGGCAAACCGGATTTCGGGCTCGACGATATCCTGGCGCTGCTCGACCGCCATCCCGAATGGCTTGCCATCAACTCCGGTGTCGAGCATCGATGGCTGAAACGATGA
- the pseC gene encoding UDP-4-amino-4,6-dideoxy-N-acetyl-beta-L-altrosamine transaminase, producing the protein MTGFLPYGRQYIDDADVAAVAAVLKGDWLTTGPAVEKMEAALAAAVQAPHAVACNSGTAALHLAALALGLGAGDTALVPAITFMASANAARYVGAEVAFVDVDPATGLSFPAHFEAALARAPGAVKAAFPVHYAGRCADPAGLADFAARHRVDVVEDACHALGTVYDVGGHSFAVGSGAHARLCAFSFHPVKTIAMGEGGAVTTRDADLAARMARLRSHGIERDPARFVDRTAGFAADGTANPWYHELSELGFNYRASDLNCALAESQLRKLPFFSARRRALAARYDALLAPLSNVVRPLANVAGCAPVLHLYAVSIDFLAVDLDRARAMAELKARGVGTQVHYIPVHRQPYYRARYGDVSLPGAEAFYARCLSLPLFVGMADSDVDRVVAALVDVLGRAGS; encoded by the coding sequence ATGACGGGCTTTCTTCCCTACGGCCGGCAGTATATCGACGACGCCGACGTGGCGGCCGTGGCCGCCGTGTTGAAGGGCGATTGGCTGACGACGGGCCCGGCGGTCGAAAAAATGGAAGCCGCTTTGGCCGCGGCGGTGCAAGCGCCCCACGCCGTCGCCTGCAACAGCGGCACGGCCGCGTTGCATCTGGCCGCCTTGGCGCTGGGGCTCGGCGCCGGCGACACGGCGCTCGTGCCGGCCATCACGTTCATGGCTTCGGCCAACGCCGCGCGCTATGTCGGCGCGGAAGTCGCTTTCGTCGATGTCGATCCGGCCACGGGTCTGTCGTTTCCGGCGCATTTCGAAGCGGCCCTCGCCCGTGCGCCGGGTGCCGTCAAGGCCGCGTTCCCGGTCCATTATGCCGGCCGGTGCGCCGATCCCGCCGGTCTGGCGGATTTCGCCGCGCGCCATCGCGTCGACGTCGTCGAGGATGCGTGCCACGCCCTCGGCACGGTCTACGATGTCGGCGGCCATTCCTTCGCGGTCGGTTCCGGCGCGCATGCGCGCCTGTGCGCGTTTTCGTTCCATCCGGTCAAGACGATCGCGATGGGCGAAGGCGGCGCGGTGACGACGCGCGATGCCGATCTGGCCGCGCGCATGGCAAGATTGCGCAGCCACGGGATCGAACGCGATCCGGCGCGGTTCGTCGATCGTACGGCCGGGTTCGCCGCCGACGGTACCGCCAATCCCTGGTATCACGAGTTGTCGGAGCTGGGGTTCAACTACCGCGCCAGCGATCTGAATTGCGCGCTCGCCGAAAGCCAGTTGCGCAAGCTACCCTTCTTCTCGGCGCGGCGTCGGGCGCTGGCCGCGCGCTATGACGCGCTGCTCGCGCCGCTGAGCAACGTCGTACGGCCGCTTGCGAACGTGGCAGGCTGCGCGCCGGTCCTGCATCTCTATGCCGTGTCGATCGATTTCCTGGCCGTAGACTTGGATCGCGCCCGCGCGATGGCCGAGCTCAAAGCGCGCGGCGTGGGCACGCAAGTCCATTACATTCCGGTGCACCGGCAACCTTATTACCGCGCGCGCTACGGCGATGTGTCGCTGCCCGGCGCCGAGGCGTTCTACGCGCGCTGCCTCAGCCTGCCGTTGTTCGTCGGCATGGCCGATTCGGACGTCGATCGGGTCGTCGCCGCCCTTGTGGACGTCCTGGGCCGTGCCGGAAGCTGA
- the pseB gene encoding UDP-N-acetylglucosamine 4,6-dehydratase (inverting), producing MKTAMSRLNGTSVLITGGTGSFGRAFVAHMLAHADPARLIVFSRDELKQSEMQAEIGKDPRMRYFIGDVRDADRLEMAFHGVDYVIHAAALKQVPAAEYNPFECVRTNIHGAENVVRAALRTGVKRVVALSTDKAVNPVNLYGASKLASDKIFVAANHLSAGRTAFSIVRYGNVVGSRGSVIPLFKRLLAGGARELPVTDARMTRFLITLEEGVRFVIQSLEQMHGGEIFVPKIPSASLDEIVRAMPGSVGARNVGIRPGEKLHEVMVTEDDARHTLEFDDRYVILPEGDFPARAEYEKAGARPVVDRFRYASDGNPQRLDREALARLIAAV from the coding sequence ATGAAAACCGCGATGAGCCGACTCAACGGAACCTCCGTGTTGATTACGGGGGGCACCGGCTCGTTCGGGCGCGCCTTCGTGGCCCATATGCTGGCCCACGCCGATCCGGCCCGGTTGATCGTCTTCTCGCGCGACGAGCTCAAGCAGTCCGAGATGCAGGCGGAAATCGGCAAAGACCCGCGTATGCGCTATTTCATCGGCGACGTGCGCGACGCCGATCGCCTGGAAATGGCGTTCCACGGCGTGGACTACGTGATCCATGCGGCGGCTTTGAAACAGGTTCCGGCGGCCGAATACAATCCCTTCGAATGCGTGCGCACGAACATTCACGGCGCGGAGAACGTGGTCCGCGCCGCGCTGCGCACCGGCGTGAAGCGCGTCGTGGCGTTGTCGACCGACAAGGCGGTCAATCCCGTCAACCTATACGGCGCTTCGAAGCTTGCTTCCGATAAAATCTTCGTTGCCGCGAACCATCTGTCTGCCGGACGCACGGCTTTCTCGATCGTCCGGTACGGCAACGTCGTCGGCTCGCGCGGTTCGGTCATCCCGCTATTCAAGCGTCTTCTCGCCGGCGGCGCTCGCGAACTTCCCGTGACCGACGCGCGCATGACGCGGTTCCTCATCACGCTCGAAGAGGGCGTGCGCTTCGTCATCCAGTCGCTCGAACAGATGCATGGCGGCGAGATTTTCGTACCCAAGATTCCCAGCGCATCGCTCGACGAGATCGTTCGCGCGATGCCCGGGTCCGTCGGCGCGCGCAACGTCGGGATCCGTCCCGGCGAGAAGCTGCACGAAGTCATGGTGACCGAGGACGACGCGCGCCACACGCTCGAATTCGACGATCGCTACGTCATCCTGCCGGAGGGCGATTTTCCCGCGCGCGCGGAATACGAAAAGGCGGGCGCGCGTCCCGTGGTCGATCGGTTCCGCTACGCCAGCGACGGCAATCCCCAAAGACTGGATCGCGAGGCGCTGGCGCGTCTGATCGCGGCCGTGTGA
- a CDS encoding amidohydrolase family protein yields MIDGGVFLGKDPAIEYGYDLAGTLARLDAFGAARALAADFSAVYYQSAFGNARTLELCAASNGRLIPLAAACLAGWSVSRAELEELRAAGFKAVGLFPHMQSWRWSDYGVAKFAEKAAEAGLPIQTGAMDVTDLGHIARAAGPTGARVLVRWMQGRGYNNLPEIAAVAEDFPEFLFDVGCVTQTGGIRWLCERVGSKRLYMASNSPTCLEGATYFSLYTADLDDADRANIEGASLAAALGVQAPPRRASAHPFWTAHRRAPKIDTHWHTGAWNIIEPAISHAAIRAELDAYGIEKMVTSSILALNHDLAAGNADTERLVAADKRVYGLIVVNPWRPAQSIAEIERLAANPRFVAVKTIQDFYYADGPMRIDHPAYRPILEAARRFDLPVMCHLPGLENVADAFPEIHFVAAHSTWRYRELAKRPNIYFDIATSSALRRNCDLRDLVAHAGPDRVIFSTDSQLMNPAWTLGKMASADLDTALLDGIFRRNALRAFPRLSN; encoded by the coding sequence ATGATCGACGGCGGCGTATTTCTCGGTAAGGATCCCGCGATCGAGTACGGCTACGATCTCGCCGGCACGCTGGCGCGGCTCGACGCATTCGGCGCGGCGCGCGCCCTGGCGGCCGATTTTTCGGCCGTCTACTACCAATCCGCATTCGGCAACGCGCGGACGCTCGAACTATGCGCCGCGTCGAACGGCCGCTTGATCCCACTGGCCGCGGCTTGTCTGGCCGGGTGGAGCGTTTCGCGCGCCGAGCTCGAGGAACTGCGCGCCGCCGGATTCAAGGCGGTGGGACTTTTTCCGCATATGCAGTCCTGGCGGTGGAGCGACTACGGCGTCGCGAAATTCGCCGAGAAGGCGGCGGAGGCCGGTTTGCCGATTCAAACGGGGGCGATGGACGTCACCGATCTCGGGCATATCGCGCGCGCCGCCGGCCCGACGGGCGCGCGGGTTCTCGTGCGCTGGATGCAAGGCCGGGGCTACAACAACCTTCCGGAGATCGCGGCCGTTGCCGAGGATTTCCCCGAGTTCCTGTTCGATGTGGGCTGCGTGACGCAGACCGGCGGGATCCGCTGGCTTTGCGAGCGTGTCGGTTCTAAGCGCCTTTATATGGCGTCGAACTCGCCGACCTGCCTCGAGGGGGCGACCTATTTCTCGCTTTACACCGCAGATCTCGACGACGCGGACCGCGCGAATATCGAGGGCGCGTCGCTGGCCGCAGCGCTCGGCGTTCAAGCGCCGCCGCGGCGCGCGAGCGCGCATCCGTTCTGGACCGCCCATCGCCGGGCCCCGAAAATCGACACGCATTGGCACACCGGCGCCTGGAACATCATCGAACCGGCGATTTCCCATGCGGCGATCCGCGCCGAGCTCGACGCCTACGGCATCGAGAAGATGGTCACGTCGTCGATTCTCGCGCTCAACCACGACCTTGCAGCCGGCAACGCGGACACGGAACGGCTGGTCGCCGCCGACAAGCGGGTTTACGGGTTGATCGTCGTCAATCCCTGGCGTCCCGCGCAAAGCATCGCCGAGATCGAGCGCCTCGCCGCCAATCCGCGCTTCGTGGCCGTGAAGACGATCCAGGATTTCTACTACGCCGACGGACCGATGCGGATCGACCATCCCGCCTATCGCCCGATACTGGAGGCGGCGCGCCGCTTCGATCTTCCGGTCATGTGCCATCTGCCGGGTCTGGAGAACGTCGCCGACGCGTTCCCCGAAATCCACTTCGTCGCCGCGCACTCGACCTGGCGGTACCGCGAACTCGCCAAGCGGCCGAACATCTATTTCGACATCGCGACCAGCTCGGCGCTGCGGCGCAATTGCGACCTGCGCGATCTGGTCGCGCATGCCGGCCCGGATCGGGTGATCTTCTCGACCGATTCGCAGCTCATGAATCCGGCATGGACGCTCGGCAAGATGGCGAGCGCCGATCTGGATACGGCGCTTCTCGACGGCATTTTCCGGCGCAACGCGCTGCGCGCGTTTCCGCGCCTTTCGAACTAG
- a CDS encoding GNAT family N-acetyltransferase, whose translation MSDSAPFLEGHAVFLRPLTPEDATPAYLGWLNDPEVLRFRTSKSFPTTADSMRAYIASIPTRGDLVLAICAREGGKHVGNIALNTILWSHRSAECSIMLGDRAFWGRGFGREAVSLVVRHGFRTMGLHRIWAESPNPRFNRLVESLGWTREGRKRDAFFVDGRFVDFECWSILSGEDAAERE comes from the coding sequence ATGTCCGACAGCGCCCCGTTCCTCGAAGGACACGCCGTCTTTTTGCGTCCCTTAACGCCGGAGGACGCGACGCCCGCCTATCTCGGCTGGCTCAACGATCCCGAAGTGCTCCGATTCCGGACGTCGAAATCCTTCCCGACAACGGCCGACTCGATGCGCGCCTATATCGCCTCGATTCCGACGCGCGGCGACCTCGTCCTTGCGATCTGCGCGCGCGAAGGCGGCAAGCATGTAGGAAATATCGCGCTCAACACGATCTTGTGGAGCCACCGCAGCGCCGAGTGTTCGATCATGCTCGGCGATCGGGCATTTTGGGGACGCGGCTTCGGACGCGAGGCGGTCTCGCTGGTGGTCCGACACGGCTTCCGGACGATGGGGTTGCATCGGATCTGGGCCGAATCGCCCAATCCGCGTTTCAACCGCCTCGTCGAGAGCTTGGGCTGGACAAGGGAAGGCCGCAAGCGCGACGCGTTCTTCGTCGACGGCCGATTCGTCGATTTCGAATGCTGGTCGATCCTGTCCGGCGAGGACGCCGCGGAGCGCGAATGA
- the hisH gene encoding imidazole glycerol phosphate synthase subunit HisH, which produces MIGIVNYGVGNLQSVLNALDHLGVPGRIVGDPAELAACDKAILPGVGAFRRAMGMLESAGFRAPLDAHVSAGKPLLGICVGMQLLAELGTEFEPCAGLGYIRGTVVQIPVERTDNRRHLRLPHIGWNDVRVLRETPLSAGLPVERSAYFVHSFHVETVDPESCVADTDYGGPVTAMIARGSVFGVQFHPEKSQELGLRILGNFAAL; this is translated from the coding sequence ATGATCGGCATCGTCAATTACGGCGTCGGCAATCTCCAATCGGTCCTCAACGCGCTCGATCATCTGGGCGTTCCGGGCCGTATCGTCGGCGATCCGGCGGAGCTGGCCGCCTGCGACAAGGCGATCCTGCCGGGCGTTGGCGCGTTCCGGCGCGCGATGGGCATGCTCGAATCGGCGGGGTTCCGGGCGCCCCTCGACGCGCATGTTTCCGCCGGCAAGCCGCTGCTCGGCATCTGCGTCGGCATGCAGCTACTCGCGGAATTGGGCACCGAGTTCGAGCCTTGCGCGGGTTTGGGCTATATCCGCGGAACGGTCGTGCAGATTCCCGTCGAGCGGACGGATAACCGGCGCCATCTTCGTCTGCCGCATATCGGCTGGAACGACGTGCGCGTCCTGCGCGAGACGCCGCTGAGCGCCGGACTGCCGGTCGAGCGATCGGCCTATTTCGTTCACAGTTTCCACGTCGAAACCGTCGATCCCGAATCCTGCGTCGCGGATACCGATTACGGCGGTCCGGTGACCGCGATGATCGCGCGCGGATCCGTCTTCGGCGTCCAGTTCCATCCCGAGAAAAGCCAGGAACTGGGCTTGCGGATCCTCGGGAATTTCGCGGCGCTGTGA
- the hisF gene encoding imidazole glycerol phosphate synthase subunit HisF translates to MLKTRVIPVLFLMNGLIVRSERFEEFKVIGNPVNELARYSEWLVDELVYIDISREDGLDMRRDDHKVKGQGDALSLLREISKHAFMPLTFGGRLRSLADVDRTLANGADKVAINSALWRDPGLTTEVATKYGSQAMVAGIDFRRGADGRMILAFDQGRTPVARDPVDWARELESRGAGEIFLNAVDRDGTADGYDVDAIAAVSAAVNIPVIACGGVGAFEDFRDAIDAGGASAVAAGNIFHFTEHSYKRAKQTLRRSGHTVRYPYES, encoded by the coding sequence ATGCTGAAAACCCGCGTGATCCCGGTTCTGTTTCTGATGAACGGCCTTATCGTGCGCAGCGAGCGCTTCGAGGAGTTCAAGGTCATCGGCAATCCGGTCAACGAATTGGCGCGCTATTCGGAATGGCTCGTCGACGAGCTCGTCTACATCGACATCTCGCGCGAGGACGGGCTGGACATGCGCCGCGACGACCACAAGGTGAAAGGTCAGGGCGACGCCTTGTCGCTGCTGCGCGAAATATCCAAGCACGCGTTTATGCCGCTGACCTTCGGCGGGCGCCTGCGTTCGCTGGCCGATGTCGATCGCACCCTCGCCAACGGCGCGGACAAGGTGGCGATCAATTCGGCGTTGTGGCGCGACCCGGGGCTAACGACGGAGGTCGCCACGAAGTACGGAAGCCAAGCCATGGTCGCGGGCATCGACTTCCGGCGCGGTGCCGACGGCCGCATGATCCTAGCCTTCGATCAAGGCCGCACGCCGGTCGCGCGCGATCCGGTCGATTGGGCGCGCGAGCTCGAATCGCGCGGCGCAGGTGAAATTTTTCTGAACGCCGTCGATCGCGACGGCACGGCCGACGGCTACGACGTGGACGCGATCGCCGCCGTGTCCGCCGCCGTGAACATTCCCGTCATCGCGTGCGGCGGCGTCGGCGCGTTCGAGGATTTCCGCGACGCGATCGACGCGGGCGGCGCCAGCGCGGTCGCCGCCGGCAACATCTTCCATTTCACCGAACACTCCTACAAGCGCGCCAAGCAGACGCTGCGCCGGAGCGGCCACACCGTGCGCTATCCCTACGAGAGCTGA
- a CDS encoding N-acetyl sugar amidotransferase, which yields MNQSLEPRVRPPRMLFCKRCCYPLVAATPLTLDAEQVCSGCRTHEEQKTIDWSRRERLFRQLCDDYRNKSGKNYDCVIPVSGGKDSFYQVHLMKKYGMNPLLVTYNENNETEVGKKNIQLMKDVFACDYFNFTPSVAALKKMNRVGMFKMGDPDMHVHMGINSVAIQVAVRWNIPLIIWGEHGFMNMGGMHSYKDMVEYTARYRKEHLLRGYDWDDFVGLEGLEEKELLWAKYPEDSEIERVGIRGIFISNFFGWNQAEHTRLMVELYGFNLNPIPFDRTYARDSNLNNIHDNGVHDYMKYVKFGYGRVADHVSRDIRNGLMTREEGVQLVRQYEGVIPGDIARWLNYVGMTRTEFELVADTFRDPRVWVKNEYGQWIKDNIWDQN from the coding sequence ATGAACCAGTCCCTTGAACCCCGCGTCCGCCCCCCGCGGATGCTGTTCTGCAAACGCTGCTGCTATCCGCTCGTGGCGGCGACGCCGCTGACGCTGGACGCCGAGCAGGTGTGCAGCGGCTGCCGGACGCACGAAGAGCAGAAGACGATCGATTGGAGCCGGCGCGAGCGCCTGTTCCGCCAATTGTGCGACGACTATCGCAACAAATCCGGCAAGAACTACGACTGCGTCATTCCGGTCAGCGGCGGAAAGGACAGCTTCTATCAGGTCCACCTGATGAAGAAGTACGGCATGAATCCGCTGCTCGTGACCTACAACGAGAACAACGAAACCGAAGTCGGCAAGAAGAACATCCAGCTGATGAAGGATGTCTTCGCCTGCGACTATTTCAACTTCACGCCCTCGGTCGCCGCGCTCAAGAAGATGAACCGCGTCGGCATGTTCAAGATGGGCGACCCGGACATGCACGTCCATATGGGGATCAATTCGGTCGCGATCCAAGTCGCCGTCCGCTGGAACATCCCGCTGATCATCTGGGGCGAGCACGGGTTCATGAACATGGGCGGCATGCACTCGTACAAGGACATGGTCGAGTACACGGCGCGCTACCGCAAGGAGCACCTGCTGCGCGGCTACGACTGGGACGATTTCGTCGGCCTGGAAGGGCTCGAGGAGAAAGAACTCCTATGGGCGAAATATCCCGAGGATTCCGAAATCGAACGGGTCGGCATCCGCGGCATTTTCATTTCGAATTTCTTTGGATGGAACCAGGCCGAACATACCCGTTTGATGGTCGAGCTCTACGGCTTCAACCTCAATCCCATCCCATTCGACCGGACCTACGCGCGCGATTCGAATCTCAACAACATTCACGACAACGGCGTCCACGACTACATGAAGTACGTGAAGTTCGGCTACGGGCGCGTCGCCGACCATGTCAGCCGAGATATCCGAAACGGCTTGATGACACGCGAGGAAGGCGTCCAGCTCGTGCGCCAGTACGAAGGCGTGATCCCGGGGGACATCGCCCGATGGCTCAACTATGTCGGGATGACGCGCACCGAATTCGAGCTCGTCGCCGACACCTTCCGGGACCCGCGCGTGTGGGTGAAAAACGAATACGGCCAGTGGATCAAGGACAACATCTGGGACCAGAATTGA
- the pseI gene encoding pseudaminic acid synthase: protein MSRSFEIAGRPIGPAHPPYVIAELSGNHNGSLDRAVELVRIAKRAGADAVKLQTYTADTMTIDAPGPEFEIRGGPWSGRRLHELYREAATPWDWHPRLFEEGKRLGLTVFSTPFDPTAVELLVSLGAPAMKIASFEATDLPLLAKIAGAGKPVIMSTGMADLVEISQAVDACRAAGNGELTLLHCVSGYPSSPEEANLRTIPHMAQTFDCPIGLSDHTLGVATSVAAVAMGACVIEKHFTLARADGGPDAGFSLEPAELAELCKSAREAWQALGRIDYGRKQSERGNAIFRRSLYIVRDVAAGETLTAENVRSIRPGFGLAPKHLPAVLGRVARAPLARGTALKWEHLE from the coding sequence ATGAGCCGGAGTTTCGAAATCGCCGGCCGTCCGATCGGTCCGGCGCATCCGCCTTACGTTATTGCCGAATTGTCGGGCAACCATAACGGCAGCCTCGATCGCGCCGTCGAACTCGTGCGCATCGCCAAGCGCGCGGGCGCCGACGCGGTCAAACTGCAGACCTACACCGCCGACACGATGACGATCGACGCGCCCGGACCGGAGTTCGAGATCCGCGGCGGCCCATGGTCCGGTCGGCGTCTCCACGAGCTCTACCGCGAGGCTGCCACGCCGTGGGACTGGCATCCCCGGCTGTTCGAGGAGGGCAAGCGTCTGGGCTTGACCGTTTTCTCGACGCCGTTCGATCCCACGGCGGTCGAACTCCTGGTTTCTTTGGGCGCGCCCGCGATGAAGATCGCCTCGTTCGAGGCCACCGATCTGCCGCTGCTCGCCAAGATCGCCGGCGCCGGCAAGCCGGTGATCATGTCGACCGGAATGGCGGATCTCGTCGAGATTTCCCAAGCCGTCGATGCGTGCCGGGCGGCCGGAAACGGCGAGCTGACGCTGCTGCATTGCGTGAGCGGCTACCCGTCGTCGCCGGAGGAAGCGAATCTGCGCACCATCCCCCATATGGCGCAGACTTTCGACTGTCCGATCGGGCTGTCGGATCACACATTGGGCGTGGCGACGTCGGTCGCGGCCGTGGCGATGGGCGCGTGCGTCATCGAGAAGCATTTCACGCTGGCGCGCGCCGACGGCGGACCCGACGCGGGATTCTCGCTCGAGCCGGCCGAACTGGCCGAGCTGTGCAAAAGCGCGCGCGAAGCGTGGCAGGCATTGGGCCGGATCGATTACGGGCGCAAGCAAAGCGAGCGCGGGAACGCGATTTTCCGCCGTTCGCTCTATATCGTGCGCGACGTCGCCGCGGGCGAAACGCTGACGGCCGAGAACGTGCGCTCGATCCGGCCGGGCTTCGGGCTTGCGCCCAAGCATTTGCCCGCGGTGCTCGGCCGGGTGGCGCGCGCGCCGCTGGCGCGCGGCACCGCGCTCAAATGGGAGCATTTGGAATGA
- a CDS encoding PIG-L family deacetylase, whose translation MKDSVLVVAAHPDDEVLGCGATLARHAAEGDDVHVLILAEGITSRDPSRDARARAADIEALRAVAQNAAAALGVRPPEFGGFPDNRMDSVPLIDVVKCVERTVAACRPAVVYTHHPGDLNVDHRVAAVAVLTACRPLPGQSVRAIYAYETPSSTEWSPTALAEPFAPARWVSVAPYLDAKFAALAAYESEMRPFPHARSIEAVRALAALRGAQCGHPAAEAFSILREVRV comes from the coding sequence ATGAAGGACAGCGTTCTCGTCGTCGCCGCGCATCCGGACGACGAAGTTCTCGGCTGCGGTGCCACGCTGGCGCGCCATGCCGCCGAAGGGGACGACGTGCACGTCCTCATTCTGGCGGAAGGGATCACGTCGCGCGATCCGTCGCGCGACGCGCGCGCGCGCGCGGCGGATATCGAAGCCTTGCGCGCGGTGGCGCAAAACGCGGCCGCGGCGCTGGGTGTGCGGCCGCCGGAATTCGGCGGATTTCCGGACAATCGGATGGATTCCGTTCCGTTGATCGATGTCGTGAAATGCGTCGAACGGACGGTCGCGGCGTGCCGGCCGGCCGTCGTCTATACGCATCATCCGGGCGATCTCAACGTCGATCACCGCGTCGCCGCCGTCGCCGTGCTGACCGCTTGCCGTCCGCTGCCCGGCCAATCGGTGCGCGCGATCTACGCCTACGAAACGCCGTCGAGCACCGAATGGTCGCCCACCGCGCTCGCCGAGCCCTTCGCGCCCGCGCGCTGGGTTTCGGTGGCCCCTTATCTCGACGCCAAATTTGCCGCCCTGGCCGCCTACGAATCGGAGATGCGCCCGTTTCCTCACGCGCGCTCGATCGAAGCGGTGCGCGCACTCGCCGCGCTGCGCGGCGCGCAATGCGGCCATCCGGCGGCGGAAGCATTCTCGATCCTCAGGGAGGTCCGCGTATGA